Proteins encoded by one window of Winogradskyella sp. PG-2:
- the fsa gene encoding fructose-6-phosphate aldolase yields MKFFIDTANLDQIKEAQDMGILDGVTTNPSLMAKEGITGTNNILKHYVDICNIVDGDVSAEVISTDFEGMVREGEALADLHDQIVIKLPMIKDGIKACKYFSDKGIKTNVTLVFSAGQALLAAKAGATYVSPFIGRLDDISTDGLNLIAEIRHIYDNYAFETEILAASVRHTMHVIDCAKLGADVMTGPLKSIVGLLKHPLTDIGLEKFLADYKKGN; encoded by the coding sequence ATGAAATTTTTTATCGATACAGCAAACCTAGATCAGATTAAAGAAGCTCAAGACATGGGTATTTTAGATGGCGTAACTACAAATCCATCATTAATGGCTAAAGAGGGCATAACTGGTACAAATAATATTTTAAAGCATTATGTAGATATCTGCAATATTGTAGATGGCGATGTGTCTGCTGAAGTTATTTCTACTGATTTTGAGGGTATGGTTAGAGAAGGTGAAGCTTTAGCTGATTTACATGATCAAATTGTAATAAAATTACCGATGATTAAAGATGGTATTAAAGCTTGTAAATATTTTTCTGATAAGGGAATTAAAACTAATGTCACTTTAGTATTCTCGGCAGGTCAAGCTTTACTTGCAGCAAAAGCTGGCGCAACGTATGTATCTCCATTCATAGGACGTTTAGATGATATTTCTACTGATGGTTTAAACCTTATTGCGGAGATTCGTCATATATATGATAATTATGCTTTTGAAACAGAAATATTAGCAGCTTCTGTTCGCCATACTATGCACGTTATAGATTGTGCTAAGTTAGGTGCAGATGTTATGACAGGTCCGTTGAAATCAATTGTAGGATTATTAAAACATCCTTTAACAGATATTGGTTTAGAGAAATTTTTAGCAGATTATAAAAAAGGAAATTAA
- a CDS encoding SDR family oxidoreductase, with the protein MSKVVLITGGSSGIGKSVGEYLQAKGFKVYGTSRNPQNYPQSVFPIVALDVTKSETIATCINQVLKLESKIDVLVNNAGAGITGPIEEIPDAEIKRNFETNLFGPINVIKAVLPTMRSQKSGLIINVTSIAGYMGLPYRGIYSASKGALELITEAFRMELKEFGIQMTNVAPGDFATNIAAGRYHAPVLEGSPYKVNYGKSLKLMDAHVDDGSDPQQMADAILKIIETRKPKVHYKVGVFMQKFSIVLKRILPDKVYEKLLMNHYKL; encoded by the coding sequence ATGTCTAAAGTTGTTTTAATAACAGGTGGTTCTTCAGGAATAGGAAAGTCGGTAGGTGAGTACCTCCAAGCTAAGGGCTTTAAAGTATATGGTACTAGTCGTAATCCACAGAACTATCCTCAGAGTGTATTCCCAATAGTTGCTCTAGACGTTACAAAATCAGAGACGATTGCTACATGTATTAATCAGGTATTAAAGTTAGAATCTAAAATTGATGTATTAGTAAATAATGCTGGTGCCGGAATTACTGGGCCAATTGAAGAAATTCCAGATGCTGAAATTAAACGCAATTTTGAAACAAATCTTTTTGGTCCTATCAATGTTATAAAAGCTGTGCTTCCGACTATGCGTTCTCAAAAATCGGGTTTGATTATTAATGTGACCTCAATTGCTGGTTATATGGGTTTGCCTTATAGAGGTATTTATAGTGCAAGTAAGGGAGCTTTAGAGTTAATTACAGAAGCCTTTAGAATGGAGTTAAAGGAATTTGGTATACAAATGACTAATGTTGCTCCAGGTGATTTTGCTACTAATATTGCAGCTGGTCGTTATCATGCACCAGTTTTGGAAGGTTCTCCTTATAAAGTAAATTATGGTAAGAGTTTAAAATTAATGGATGCTCATGTAGATGATGGTAGTGATCCTCAACAAATGGCAGATGCCATTCTAAAAATTATTGAAACTAGAAAGCCGAAAGTGCATTATAAGGTTGGTGTATTCATGCAAAAATTTTCAATTGTCTTAAAGCGAATTCTTCCAGATAAGGTTTATGAGAAATTATTAATGAATCATTATAAGTTATAG
- a CDS encoding glutaminyl-peptide cyclotransferase produces the protein MHLSKYIIVICLSLIFINCGKTNSSKQTGLTINTAVKSLMLGDTLKLSINNPKNLDITNVSYQLNGKSVDNTTILNTTTLGKKVITAVVKYDDQTETITKSIKIFNNVIPSYYKYEVVNTYPHDITSYTQGLEFYNGELYESTGQRGESKLRKVNFETGEVLKNINLENQYFGEGLTIMNDKIYQLTWQKERGFVYDVNTFEKISSFNYGSSKEGWGICNDDKTLYKSDGTEKIWLLNPDNLTEQSHIQVYTEKGKIPSLNELEWIDGKIFANIYQKNGVVIINPNNGGVEGVINFKPLRELVTQHDELDVLNGIAYHPERKTIFVTGKNWDKLFEVKIKKQ, from the coding sequence ATGCACTTATCTAAATATATCATAGTCATTTGTTTAAGCTTAATATTTATTAATTGCGGCAAAACAAATAGTTCCAAACAAACCGGATTAACAATTAATACGGCCGTTAAATCGTTAATGCTTGGCGATACTTTAAAATTATCAATAAACAATCCTAAAAATTTAGATATCACCAATGTGAGTTATCAACTTAATGGGAAATCAGTTGATAATACTACTATTTTAAATACGACAACTTTAGGTAAAAAAGTAATTACAGCGGTAGTAAAATACGATGACCAAACTGAGACTATAACCAAATCTATTAAAATCTTTAATAATGTTATTCCTTCATACTACAAATATGAAGTCGTCAATACTTATCCTCACGATATTACATCCTATACTCAAGGCTTAGAATTTTATAATGGTGAATTGTACGAAAGTACAGGACAGCGTGGAGAATCGAAATTGAGAAAAGTGAATTTTGAAACAGGAGAGGTTTTAAAAAACATCAATTTAGAAAACCAATATTTTGGTGAAGGTCTTACCATTATGAATGATAAAATCTATCAATTAACATGGCAAAAAGAAAGAGGCTTTGTTTATGATGTCAATACTTTTGAAAAAATAAGCTCTTTTAATTATGGATCAAGTAAAGAAGGTTGGGGAATTTGTAATGATGATAAAACACTCTATAAGTCTGATGGAACTGAGAAAATATGGTTATTAAACCCTGATAACCTTACAGAACAAAGTCATATACAAGTGTATACGGAAAAAGGTAAAATTCCCAGCTTAAATGAGCTCGAATGGATTGATGGTAAAATCTTTGCAAATATTTATCAGAAAAATGGTGTCGTAATCATTAATCCAAATAATGGTGGTGTTGAAGGCGTTATCAACTTTAAACCACTTAGAGAATTAGTAACTCAACATGATGAATTAGATGTTCTCAATGGCATTGCTTACCATCCTGAGCGTAAAACAATTTTCGTTACAGGAAAAAATTGGGACAAACTTTTTGAAGTTAAAATAAAGAAACAATAA
- a CDS encoding carboxypeptidase-like regulatory domain-containing protein yields the protein MRKSITINIPEPCHEDWNKMTPKEKGLHCHSCHKTVFDFTTKTDEQIIKTFETEGKVCGRFKTQQLNREIVLTRKDKNNYLSWAASGLFAFLALGNQEVNAQGKPKIVQTDSVKVPQIKGKVATSILNKKVYSGTLTTTSDGLPLPGASVIIKGTSVGTQTDFDGKYKIQANIGNILVFSYMGMDPIEIVLSNSYTIDVALVENIMGEIVTVGLITYSSNYTHDCNLSEDNDPELYATEAEQQKSREIRAHNQKWRERNKARRTKWRNERLLKREAIKSGNQERTVLGKLFHRIKSAFAKK from the coding sequence ATGAGAAAATCTATAACTATTAATATTCCTGAACCTTGCCATGAGGATTGGAATAAAATGACACCAAAAGAAAAAGGTCTACATTGCCATTCATGTCATAAAACAGTTTTCGACTTTACGACCAAAACTGATGAACAAATTATCAAAACCTTTGAAACAGAAGGAAAAGTTTGCGGACGATTTAAGACCCAACAACTCAACAGAGAGATTGTTTTAACCAGAAAAGACAAAAATAATTATTTGTCTTGGGCAGCTTCTGGTCTATTTGCATTCTTAGCTTTAGGAAATCAAGAAGTGAATGCACAAGGCAAACCAAAAATTGTACAAACAGATTCTGTCAAAGTTCCTCAGATAAAAGGTAAAGTAGCAACATCTATATTAAATAAGAAAGTATACTCTGGTACATTGACCACAACTAGTGATGGATTACCGCTTCCTGGTGCATCAGTAATTATTAAAGGTACCAGTGTAGGAACTCAAACTGATTTTGATGGTAAATATAAAATACAAGCAAACATTGGCAACATATTAGTATTTAGTTATATGGGAATGGATCCAATAGAGATTGTATTAAGCAATAGTTATACAATTGATGTTGCCCTTGTAGAAAATATCATGGGAGAAATTGTTACCGTAGGTTTGATTACTTATTCATCAAATTATACGCATGATTGCAACCTAAGTGAAGATAATGATCCTGAGCTTTACGCTACAGAAGCAGAACAACAAAAATCTAGAGAAATTAGAGCACATAATCAGAAATGGAGAGAAAGAAACAAGGCAAGACGAACAAAATGGAGAAATGAGCGTTTATTGAAACGAGAAGCCATAAAAAGTGGTAACCAAGAACGAACCGTTTTAGGCAAATTATTCCATAGAATTAAAAGTGCTTTCGCAAAGAAATAA
- a CDS encoding acyl-CoA thioesterase produces the protein MQIFEKTITVSKDDLDDLNHVNNVRYVQWVQDIAKEHWLAYVSDKVLSKYSWFLVNHFIEYKSQALLGDQLLLKTFVPKTEGVSTTRHVEITNKKTNQLIVSSKAKWCLIDSKTQRPTRITNEIASLFN, from the coding sequence ATGCAAATATTCGAAAAAACCATTACAGTTTCAAAAGACGATCTAGATGACCTTAACCATGTAAACAATGTACGTTATGTACAATGGGTTCAAGATATTGCTAAAGAACATTGGTTAGCCTATGTTTCAGATAAGGTTTTAAGCAAATATTCATGGTTCTTAGTTAATCATTTTATAGAATATAAAAGTCAGGCATTACTTGGCGATCAACTATTACTCAAAACTTTTGTTCCAAAAACTGAAGGCGTAAGTACTACAAGACACGTAGAAATAACTAATAAAAAAACAAATCAACTTATTGTCAGTTCTAAAGCAAAATGGTGTTTGATTGACTCAAAAACACAGCGTCCTACAAGAATAACAAATGAGATAGCTAGTCTCTTTAATTAA
- a CDS encoding right-handed parallel beta-helix repeat-containing protein: MKRLLSFFICFGILLFWSSCRNDFEFSPSTGNLEFVKDTVYLDTVFTNIGSSTYNLKVYNRSDDDIVIPTIQLENGISSFYRMNVDGGTGLEGAQEGKFFEDVELLANDSLFIFIETTIDIETLSNSDTQFLYTDRILFDIGSNQQDVDLVTLVKDAIFIYPNRNETTGIVETLTFDVDGDGNSDETTLQGRFLEDTELTFTNEKPYVIYGYAGVDSGKTLTMDAGARVHFHANSGIIVTDNGTLNINGALSTDQEILENEVILEGDRLEPLYTDIPGQWGTIWLFNGSANNTIEYATIKNATIGILSEGNQAATNDKLTITNSQIYNTSSFGILGRATSITAENTVINNCGQSSFAGTVGGKYNFTHCTIANYWNNSFRQFPAVLLNDYVEDAEGITTLNDLTEASFNNCIIYGNDNPEIFLDDRGPVFSYKFTNCLIRFDDENLEGTGNYVFDNTMFYDGNSFNVDPDFEDGFENLMRIGEDSGANRLAFSLIPSGSDILGVNRDSAEPDCGAYESITFED, encoded by the coding sequence ATGAAGCGATTGCTGTCATTCTTTATTTGTTTCGGAATCTTATTATTCTGGAGTTCTTGTCGTAACGATTTTGAATTCTCACCAAGTACAGGAAATTTAGAATTTGTAAAGGATACGGTTTATTTAGATACGGTTTTCACCAATATTGGTTCTAGCACATATAACTTAAAGGTCTATAATCGTAGTGATGATGATATTGTGATCCCAACCATTCAATTAGAAAACGGAATTAGCTCATTTTATAGAATGAATGTAGATGGTGGTACTGGTCTTGAAGGCGCACAAGAAGGAAAATTCTTTGAAGATGTTGAGCTATTAGCAAATGATAGCTTATTCATTTTTATTGAAACTACAATAGATATTGAAACACTATCAAACTCTGACACCCAGTTTCTATATACAGATCGTATTCTATTTGATATTGGTAGTAACCAACAAGATGTGGATTTAGTAACACTTGTTAAAGACGCTATTTTTATTTATCCAAATAGAAATGAAACCACTGGCATTGTAGAGACCTTAACCTTTGATGTTGATGGTGATGGCAATTCGGATGAAACCACATTACAAGGTAGATTCTTAGAGGATACAGAACTAACTTTTACTAACGAAAAACCCTATGTGATTTATGGTTATGCTGGCGTCGACTCAGGTAAGACCTTGACTATGGATGCTGGTGCTCGTGTTCATTTTCATGCTAACTCTGGTATTATTGTAACCGATAATGGTACATTAAATATTAATGGAGCGTTAAGCACTGATCAAGAAATTTTGGAAAACGAAGTTATTTTAGAAGGTGATCGTTTAGAACCGCTTTATACAGACATACCAGGACAATGGGGAACTATTTGGCTGTTTAATGGTAGTGCCAATAATACTATTGAGTATGCAACTATAAAAAATGCGACTATTGGTATTTTATCAGAAGGTAATCAAGCAGCAACAAACGATAAATTAACGATTACTAATTCCCAAATTTATAATACAAGTAGTTTTGGAATTTTAGGCAGAGCTACATCAATAACTGCAGAAAATACTGTAATTAATAATTGTGGTCAATCCTCATTTGCTGGCACTGTAGGAGGTAAATATAATTTTACGCATTGTACAATTGCAAACTATTGGAATAATAGTTTTAGACAATTCCCTGCAGTACTCCTTAATGATTATGTAGAAGATGCAGAAGGAATTACAACACTTAATGATTTAACTGAAGCTAGCTTTAACAATTGTATTATATATGGAAACGATAATCCTGAAATATTTCTAGATGATAGAGGACCTGTTTTTAGTTATAAATTCACCAATTGTTTAATACGATTTGATGATGAAAATCTTGAAGGCACAGGAAACTACGTTTTTGATAATACGATGTTTTACGATGGAAATTCTTTCAATGTAGATCCAGATTTTGAAGATGGCTTCGAAAATCTCATGCGTATTGGAGAAGACTCTGGTGCTAATAGACTCGCATTCTCATTGATACCTTCTGGTAGTGATATTCTTGGCGTAAATAGAGATTCTGCTGAACCTGATTGTGGTGCTTATGAAAGCATAACATTTGAAGATTAA
- a CDS encoding DUF5694 domain-containing protein: MKYLSQLFFGILLLLHSSLSAQEQQEILIVGDMHQIPGIVKRAYIPMVKKILKYQPELIMAEYSKTGDTAAMGEWNSKFKEAYLKKKANDTVNYGDIERLKKMSNKEIDSVEFRKLQSYYLSIGDQGNHRIYGYFSRFGATKKFKPYGNQNTDLTFQLMRKLELKEVYGVDSHAGYKGYWPAWQRALKAGTKEGRKTFKKVMRKDTWGNIFAGASWSLGRYINKPETLDAYYRINSLRFKGFSGEDYDMQIKKWDDRNVNMAKNILEVLENNPKVKRSVLIVGAGHAKAVSEELKRLDSNVKVIMYHNLKTYPK, encoded by the coding sequence ATGAAATATTTATCTCAACTTTTTTTCGGAATTCTTTTATTGCTTCATAGTAGTTTGTCTGCTCAAGAACAGCAAGAAATTCTAATTGTTGGTGATATGCACCAAATACCAGGAATTGTGAAACGTGCCTATATACCAATGGTTAAGAAGATACTCAAATATCAGCCAGAATTAATAATGGCAGAGTATTCTAAAACTGGTGATACAGCAGCTATGGGTGAATGGAATTCTAAGTTTAAAGAAGCGTACCTCAAGAAAAAAGCTAACGATACAGTTAATTATGGTGATATTGAGCGTTTAAAAAAGATGTCTAATAAAGAGATAGATAGTGTGGAATTTAGAAAATTACAATCCTATTATTTGAGTATTGGTGATCAAGGAAATCATAGAATATATGGCTATTTTTCTAGGTTTGGAGCGACCAAGAAGTTTAAACCTTATGGTAATCAAAACACAGATTTAACCTTTCAGTTAATGCGCAAACTAGAACTGAAAGAAGTGTATGGTGTTGATAGTCATGCTGGTTATAAAGGGTATTGGCCTGCGTGGCAACGCGCTCTTAAGGCAGGTACTAAAGAGGGAAGAAAAACTTTTAAAAAAGTGATGCGAAAAGATACTTGGGGAAACATCTTTGCAGGTGCATCTTGGTCACTAGGAAGATATATTAATAAGCCAGAAACGTTAGATGCCTATTATAGAATTAACTCTTTACGATTTAAAGGTTTTAGTGGCGAAGATTATGATATGCAGATAAAAAAATGGGACGATAGAAATGTCAATATGGCTAAAAATATTTTAGAAGTTCTTGAGAATAATCCCAAAGTTAAACGCAGTGTCTTAATTGTTGGTGCTGGTCATGCTAAAGCCGTAAGTGAAGAATTAAAACGATTAGATTCTAATGTAAAAGTCATTATGTATCACAACCTTAAAACATATCCAAAATGA
- a CDS encoding sensor histidine kinase has translation MKYDIKKLSFWFLVYYLVTDVIGEIIEADSISKAIDYHLQTHIVILTISVGFIFFLYALSSYSIFYKWHHKKPFWNNLVLILVSTIFIIGLRYLIEEIIFRTFLGFGNYKKGVSLFYYLLDNFYYVFQYCALGIIFYFWQYSKYKDERNNQLLLENQQMELDLLRSQTNPHFLFNTLNNIYALVNTNSEKALGAIEKLSLLLRYSLYKTKTVVPLEDEISQIRNFIDLESIRHKEPPHIEFNIEGITKNIKVPQFLLLPFVENAFKHGSLHSISQPIIIDITVDGTCLNYKVINEIEKKKKDKVGGLGLDNLKKRLELLFLKQYSFSCKTENSTFTAQLKIPIQ, from the coding sequence ATGAAATATGATATTAAAAAATTAAGTTTCTGGTTTCTGGTTTATTACTTAGTTACCGATGTAATTGGTGAAATTATAGAAGCAGATTCTATTTCAAAAGCTATTGACTATCATTTACAAACACATATAGTTATTTTGACAATTTCTGTTGGATTCATCTTTTTTTTATATGCCTTATCATCTTACTCTATCTTCTACAAATGGCATCATAAAAAGCCATTTTGGAATAATTTAGTACTCATCCTAGTAAGCACAATATTCATTATTGGTTTACGCTATCTTATTGAAGAAATCATCTTTAGAACTTTTCTTGGGTTTGGGAATTACAAAAAAGGAGTCTCTCTATTCTATTATTTACTAGACAATTTCTATTATGTGTTTCAATACTGTGCATTAGGTATTATTTTCTATTTTTGGCAATACTCAAAATATAAGGACGAGCGTAATAATCAATTATTGTTAGAGAATCAGCAAATGGAGCTTGATCTATTACGATCTCAAACCAATCCACATTTTTTATTTAACACACTCAACAACATTTATGCTTTAGTAAACACGAATTCAGAAAAAGCTTTAGGTGCCATCGAAAAACTATCTCTATTATTGCGTTACTCGCTCTATAAAACAAAGACAGTTGTGCCTTTAGAAGATGAAATTTCGCAGATTAGAAACTTTATAGACTTAGAAAGTATAAGACATAAAGAACCACCACATATAGAGTTTAATATTGAAGGGATTACCAAAAATATTAAAGTTCCTCAATTTTTATTATTGCCTTTTGTTGAAAACGCGTTTAAACATGGTAGCTTACACAGTATATCGCAGCCTATTATAATTGATATTACTGTGGATGGAACTTGTTTAAATTATAAAGTCATCAATGAAATTGAAAAAAAGAAAAAGGACAAAGTTGGTGGTTTAGGGTTAGACAATCTTAAAAAACGCTTAGAACTTCTATTTCTAAAACAATATTCCTTTTCTTGTAAAACAGAAAATTCAACGTTTACAGCACAACTTAAAATACCTATACAATGA
- a CDS encoding LytR/AlgR family response regulator transcription factor, translating into MTCIIIDDEPLAVDLLESHASKIEDLKVIGAFNNPLEALKILREKSVDLLFLDIQMPEITGVEFKKIINPDIKVIFTTAYSDYALESYDLDVVDYLLKPISFQRFLQAVEKVQNRNPKPITEEESDYCFVKTEYRHQKLFFSDILYLKGLSDYVSIQTKEGKVLTLQKMKEFEQSLPKSKFIRVHKSYIIALEHIEFIERNRIIIEGEYISIGATYKDTFWKKVENK; encoded by the coding sequence ATGACCTGTATTATAATTGATGATGAACCTTTGGCTGTTGACTTATTAGAATCCCATGCATCTAAGATTGAAGACTTAAAAGTTATTGGTGCTTTCAATAATCCATTAGAAGCTTTAAAAATTTTACGCGAAAAGTCTGTAGATCTATTGTTTTTGGATATACAGATGCCAGAAATTACAGGTGTTGAGTTTAAAAAAATTATTAATCCAGATATAAAAGTGATTTTTACGACGGCCTATTCGGATTATGCCCTAGAGAGTTACGACTTAGATGTCGTCGATTATTTATTAAAGCCTATCTCTTTTCAACGCTTTTTACAAGCCGTAGAAAAAGTACAAAATAGGAACCCAAAACCTATTACAGAAGAAGAAAGTGATTATTGCTTTGTAAAAACTGAATATCGTCATCAAAAGCTATTCTTTTCGGATATTTTATATTTAAAAGGTTTGAGCGATTATGTTTCTATTCAAACTAAAGAAGGCAAGGTACTTACATTACAGAAAATGAAAGAATTTGAACAAAGTCTTCCTAAGAGTAAGTTCATTCGCGTCCATAAATCTTATATTATTGCTCTAGAGCATATTGAATTTATTGAACGTAATCGCATTATCATAGAAGGAGAATACATTTCTATTGGTGCGACCTATAAAGATACTTTTTGGAAAAAAGTGGAAAACAAATAA
- the glyA gene encoding serine hydroxymethyltransferase codes for MERDEQIFELIQAEKERQVDGVELIASENFVSDQVMEAAGSVLTNKYAEGYPGKRYYGGCEVVDEVENIAIDRAKTLFGAAYVNVQPHSGSQANTAVFHACIKPGDTILGFDLSHGGHLTHGSPVNFSGRLYRPTFYGVKKDTGLIDYDMLADQAQKEQPKLIIAGASAYSRDIDFAKFREVADSVGAILLADISHPAGLIAKGILNDPMPHCHVVTTTTHKTLRGPRGGMIMMGENIDNPFGLTFKSGKLRKMSGLLDSGVFPGNQGGPLEHVIAAKAIAFGEALTDEFMHYMLRVKHNADAMAKAFVAKDYNLISGGTDNHMMLIDLRSKNITGKDAENALVKADITVNKNMVPFDTESPFVTSGIRVGTPAITTRGLKENDMSYVVDLIDEVLTNHDNETVLEGVAKKVNELMGGRPLFTA; via the coding sequence ATGGAACGCGACGAACAAATTTTTGAACTTATACAAGCTGAAAAAGAACGCCAGGTAGATGGTGTAGAATTAATTGCTTCAGAGAATTTTGTAAGTGACCAAGTGATGGAAGCTGCAGGTTCTGTATTAACTAATAAATATGCTGAAGGTTATCCAGGTAAGCGCTATTATGGTGGTTGTGAAGTTGTAGATGAAGTTGAGAATATTGCTATTGATCGTGCTAAAACGCTATTCGGTGCTGCTTATGTAAATGTACAACCTCACTCTGGTAGTCAGGCCAATACAGCTGTTTTCCATGCATGTATAAAGCCAGGCGATACTATTCTTGGGTTCGACTTATCACATGGAGGTCATTTAACACATGGTTCACCTGTGAATTTTTCAGGAAGACTATATCGTCCAACTTTTTATGGTGTAAAAAAAGATACAGGTCTTATAGATTATGATATGTTAGCTGACCAAGCTCAAAAAGAACAACCTAAATTAATTATAGCGGGTGCTTCTGCATATTCTCGTGATATTGATTTTGCGAAATTTAGAGAGGTTGCCGATAGTGTTGGTGCTATTTTGTTAGCAGATATATCACATCCTGCTGGATTGATTGCTAAAGGTATTTTAAATGATCCAATGCCACATTGCCATGTGGTTACTACAACGACGCATAAAACATTAAGAGGTCCAAGAGGTGGTATGATTATGATGGGTGAAAATATTGATAACCCATTTGGTCTGACGTTTAAGAGTGGTAAACTTCGTAAGATGTCTGGATTACTAGATTCTGGTGTATTCCCAGGAAATCAAGGTGGACCTTTAGAGCATGTGATTGCGGCTAAGGCAATTGCATTCGGTGAAGCATTAACGGATGAGTTTATGCATTATATGTTGCGTGTAAAACATAATGCAGATGCTATGGCGAAAGCTTTTGTTGCAAAAGATTATAACTTAATTTCTGGTGGAACTGACAACCATATGATGCTGATTGATTTAAGAAGTAAGAACATTACAGGTAAGGATGCTGAAAACGCTTTAGTGAAAGCTGATATCACTGTAAATAAAAATATGGTACCATTTGATACTGAATCTCCATTTGTAACTTCTGGTATTAGGGTAGGTACTCCAGCAATTACAACAAGAGGTTTAAAAGAAAATGATATGTCTTACGTTGTTGATTTAATTGATGAAGTATTAACTAATCATGATAATGAAACCGTTTTAGAAGGTGTTGCTAAAAAAGTAAATGAACTTATGGGTGGACGACCTTTATTTACTGCATAG
- the fahA gene encoding fumarylacetoacetase, which yields MPLSANNPDRSSWLHVNKDSDFPIQNIPFGVFLTRDDIITIGTRIGDTAIDLGALHQLGYFEGIPLTDDIFLQDTLNDFIADGRKTWRLVRNRIAEIFDAENDTLKNNNPHKETILFRLDEIEMQLPIQVGDYTDFYASKEHATNVGTMFRDPDNALLPNWVHMPVGYHGRSSSIIPSGIPVHRPQGQTMPIDSKSPVFGPSKLVDFELEMAFITTDANDLGEPIPIVEAEEYIFGLVLFNDWSARDIQKWEYVPLGPFLGKNFASSMSPWIVTLDALEPFRTESPKQDPKPLGYLQYKGKKSFDINLEVGIQPKGAKETTVCKSNFKYMYWNMAQQLAHHTVNGCPINSGDMMGSGTISGPTEDSYGSMLELSWKGTKPVKMKDGSERKFINDHDTVIMRGYCENDGTRIGFGSVKTKLLPVFDSKKKK from the coding sequence ATGCCATTATCAGCCAATAATCCAGATCGTTCATCTTGGTTACATGTTAACAAAGATTCAGATTTCCCTATACAAAATATTCCTTTTGGTGTTTTCTTAACAAGAGATGATATCATTACCATTGGAACTAGAATTGGTGATACTGCAATTGACCTTGGAGCACTGCACCAATTAGGTTATTTTGAAGGTATTCCTCTAACTGACGACATCTTCTTACAAGATACTCTAAATGATTTCATTGCAGATGGAAGAAAAACATGGCGATTGGTTAGAAATAGAATTGCCGAAATTTTTGATGCTGAAAATGATACATTAAAAAATAACAATCCACATAAAGAAACCATTCTATTTCGCTTAGATGAAATTGAGATGCAGTTACCAATTCAAGTTGGTGATTATACAGACTTCTATGCAAGTAAGGAACACGCTACGAATGTAGGTACTATGTTTAGAGATCCTGATAATGCACTATTACCAAATTGGGTGCATATGCCAGTTGGATATCATGGGCGCAGTTCTTCAATAATTCCATCAGGTATTCCTGTGCATCGTCCACAAGGACAAACTATGCCTATTGATTCTAAAAGCCCAGTTTTTGGACCTTCAAAATTAGTGGACTTTGAATTAGAAATGGCATTTATTACTACAGATGCAAATGACTTAGGCGAACCTATTCCAATTGTTGAAGCTGAAGAATATATCTTTGGTTTAGTCCTGTTTAATGACTGGTCTGCGAGAGATATTCAGAAATGGGAATATGTTCCATTAGGACCTTTCTTAGGTAAAAACTTTGCATCATCTATGTCTCCTTGGATTGTAACTTTAGATGCTTTAGAACCTTTTAGAACTGAAAGCCCAAAGCAAGACCCTAAACCTTTAGGTTACTTACAATATAAAGGAAAAAAGAGTTTTGATATTAATTTAGAAGTTGGTATTCAACCAAAGGGTGCTAAAGAAACCACAGTTTGTAAATCTAACTTTAAATATATGTACTGGAACATGGCACAGCAATTAGCACATCATACTGTTAATGGTTGTCCTATTAATTCTGGAGATATGATGGGAAGTGGAACCATTTCTGGTCCAACAGAAGATTCCTATGGTTCTATGTTAGAATTATCATGGAAAGGCACAAAACCAGTAAAGATGAAGGATGGCAGTGAGCGTAAATTTATAAACGATCATGATACTGTTATTATGAGAGGTTATTGCGAAAATGATGGCACTCGTATTGGATTTGGTTCTGTGAAAACAAAATTATTGCCTGTGTTTGATTCTAAGAAAAAGAAATAG